Genomic DNA from Gimesia aquarii:
TCTCAATCCAACCCGCAACATAAAGAAGAAGTACCACCGAACTCGGTATCGCAACCGCAACGTGATTGAGCGATTCTTCGGTCGCATCAAACGCTTCCACCGAGTCGCAACACGATATGAAAAGAAGGCCAACAACTACCTAGGTTTCGTCTGGCTCGCTGCCATAGTCATACGTTTGAATGTTCACACCGCCTAGAGCGGACGATCTTATGATTCCTCTAATGTATTTATAAGATACTCGTTGACGGAATGCATCAAAGAGTATCAAAATGGTTCTAGATGAAGAGGTCTTCGGTTCCTTATCCAAAGAGGCACGCGCATGTCTGATTCACTGGAAACATTCCTGGTAGAGCATTCTCAATTATCGCGTCGCTACTTTTTACAGTATGGTATCGCGGGAGCTGCTGCCCTTACGGCTCTGAATCAATTGCAGGCAGACGTTCAGAAGCGAGATCCCGCTCTTCAAAAAGCGATTGACCAACTCGAAACCAATCTCACTGTTCCCAAAGCGTTTCGAGATGTCTCGCGCGGAAATCCCAAGCCGCATTCGCTCAGTGAAGCAAAAAGGAAAGAAGTCGGTTTAACTCGTGATACCTGGTCACTTGAAGTCATTAGCGATCCGGAACACAAAGCACGGCTTGGAAATCCTCTCACTAAAGAAAAAGGGAACGCACTCGACTTTGAAGCATTGCTCAAGTTAGGAGAAAAGCATGCGGTTCGCTTTTCAAAGGTGATGACCTGTTTGAATATCAGAACGCCCCTGGGTACGGGAGTTTGGGAAGGAGTCCCATTACGAGAGA
This window encodes:
- a CDS encoding transposase, giving the protein MLLNPTRNIKKKYHRTRYRNRNVIERFFGRIKRFHRVATRYEKKANNYLGFVWLAAIVIRLNVHTA